A genomic segment from Polyangium mundeleinium encodes:
- a CDS encoding DUF2169 domain-containing protein: MEVLSLCPFRAGALIWQAAPGAYSLTVIVKATFTIVPGGEATVAETQVPVTTLAEGGVEDLSPLKPRVDVLVQGATDPEARVAVEGGSLPAGGPVPPQAPSRRLLLGDEAYAWAQGVLGGEARTAGPPPEGFDFAFFQCAPREQRIDLLRIAASIGMDRILPTPGRIETRLPQRRPHAFRVDPKGGRVTEIVLRCDTLCIDAAAKTMVLTFRGVADLKSGAEADVGKIVVAAHPEGKRIRAERIDRFLRLGESLEEDVEAGLNLLEMRHDAVLIAPKSGDTMVLPERVEAPPITFIDPAPPDVSQRQRTRTLPLPTDRDEVGLSNPAAALPFRRPEDPIAAPPLPPPPVSPPSPKLIAEPLTEDTTLDMPKAAAPPSSREIGRRVEPLPNAPAPPPSTRTPATPAIKPPIKPPAPLGPRLGKPAAPSAGPPRPSPPRPGPVQGGKVAAPAAVSARVSAAAPAPAPASAPADPPPPSSPAPFDPASIPIERCATIAAELRHRPDGRDALLALNALSSASWASVERHWADAMDQEAAQGQRKLLLAYDAAYHATQERLGLRVGLVEHARLQVAAERGTTADVLAELGLEASDQARLGRVWTQRLVDDPRLMSKLAAAIGAARAS; encoded by the coding sequence GTGGAGGTCCTTTCGCTCTGCCCCTTTCGCGCCGGGGCCTTGATCTGGCAGGCTGCGCCGGGCGCTTATTCGCTCACGGTGATCGTCAAGGCGACGTTCACCATCGTGCCCGGCGGAGAGGCGACCGTCGCCGAGACGCAGGTGCCCGTGACGACCCTCGCCGAGGGCGGCGTCGAGGATCTCTCGCCGCTCAAGCCCCGCGTGGACGTCCTCGTCCAAGGCGCCACCGACCCCGAGGCGCGCGTCGCCGTCGAAGGCGGAAGCCTCCCTGCCGGCGGCCCCGTGCCCCCGCAAGCGCCGTCGCGCCGGCTGCTCCTCGGCGACGAGGCGTACGCCTGGGCGCAGGGCGTGCTCGGCGGCGAGGCGCGGACCGCGGGCCCCCCGCCCGAGGGGTTCGACTTTGCGTTCTTCCAGTGCGCCCCGCGCGAGCAGCGGATCGACCTGCTCCGCATCGCCGCCTCCATCGGCATGGACCGCATCCTGCCCACGCCCGGCCGGATCGAGACGCGCCTGCCGCAGCGCCGCCCCCACGCCTTCCGCGTCGATCCAAAGGGCGGGCGCGTCACCGAGATCGTGCTCCGCTGCGACACGCTCTGCATCGACGCCGCAGCGAAGACGATGGTCCTCACGTTCCGCGGCGTGGCCGATCTGAAGAGCGGCGCCGAGGCCGACGTCGGCAAGATCGTGGTCGCCGCGCATCCGGAAGGGAAGCGGATCCGCGCCGAGCGGATCGATCGGTTCCTTCGCCTCGGTGAGTCGCTGGAGGAAGACGTCGAGGCGGGCTTGAACCTGCTGGAGATGCGGCACGACGCCGTCCTCATCGCCCCGAAGAGCGGCGACACGATGGTGCTGCCGGAGCGGGTGGAGGCGCCGCCGATCACGTTCATCGATCCCGCGCCGCCCGACGTCTCGCAACGACAACGCACGCGCACCCTCCCGTTGCCCACGGATCGCGACGAGGTGGGCCTGTCGAACCCGGCGGCCGCCTTGCCGTTCCGTCGTCCCGAGGATCCCATCGCGGCGCCGCCGCTTCCGCCGCCGCCCGTGTCGCCGCCGTCGCCGAAGCTCATCGCGGAGCCGCTCACCGAGGACACGACGCTCGACATGCCGAAGGCCGCAGCGCCGCCGTCTTCGCGCGAGATCGGCCGCCGGGTCGAACCACTCCCGAACGCGCCCGCGCCGCCGCCTTCGACCCGAACGCCTGCCACGCCGGCGATCAAGCCGCCGATCAAGCCGCCCGCGCCCCTCGGCCCGCGCCTCGGCAAACCCGCGGCCCCGAGCGCCGGCCCTCCGCGGCCCTCACCGCCGCGCCCGGGGCCGGTGCAGGGGGGAAAGGTCGCCGCGCCCGCCGCCGTGTCTGCGCGCGTGTCCGCCGCCGCGCCCGCGCCCGCACCCGCTTCCGCTCCCGCGGACCCTCCGCCGCCGAGCTCTCCCGCCCCCTTTGATCCCGCCTCCATCCCCATCGAACGGTGCGCCACGATCGCCGCCGAGCTGCGCCATCGCCCCGACGGCCGCGACGCGCTCCTCGCGCTGAACGCTCTCTCCAGCGCGTCGTGGGCCTCCGTCGAGCGACACTGGGCCGACGCGATGGACCAGGAAGCCGCGCAGGGCCAACGCAAGCTCCTGCTCGCGTACGACGCGGCCTACCACGCCACGCAGGAGCGGCTCGGCTTGCGCGTCGGGCTCGTCGAGCATGCGCGGCTCCAGGTCGCCGCCGAGCGCGGGACGACGGCGGACGTCCTCGCCGAGCTCGGGCTCGAGGCTTCGGATCAGGCGCGGCTCGGGAGAGTGTGGACGCAGCGGTTGGTCGACGACCCCCGCCTCATGTCGAAGCTCGCCGCCGCGATCGGCGCGGCGCGCGCTTCCTGA
- a CDS encoding TetR/AcrR family transcriptional regulator: MASKQKRGEDTTKRLLDAALDVFEKGGHEAFTVHAVVAASGVSLGSLYHHFGNADGLAAALYARCMGALLDDLVASLEGVRGARAGVAALVQAYLRHTAAQPASARFVHASAYASFLPAHAAMILASKQSRLAAILEWLRPHVKAGRIVPLPEPLIEMLVIGPVAETARRWLAGAPEIDLDEAARELPERIWQALRRPPRRRPAGLRQKTRRKRP, translated from the coding sequence ATGGCGTCGAAGCAGAAGCGCGGCGAGGACACGACGAAGCGCTTGCTCGACGCGGCGCTCGACGTCTTCGAGAAAGGCGGACACGAGGCCTTCACCGTGCACGCCGTCGTGGCCGCGAGCGGGGTGAGCCTCGGGAGCCTGTATCACCATTTCGGCAATGCCGACGGCCTCGCCGCCGCGCTTTATGCCCGCTGCATGGGCGCGCTGCTCGATGACCTCGTGGCCTCGCTCGAAGGCGTCCGCGGGGCGCGCGCCGGCGTCGCGGCCCTCGTGCAGGCCTACCTCCGGCATACCGCCGCGCAGCCGGCGTCCGCGCGGTTCGTGCATGCCTCGGCGTATGCGAGCTTCCTGCCCGCCCACGCGGCGATGATCCTCGCCTCCAAGCAGAGCCGCCTCGCCGCCATCCTGGAATGGCTCCGGCCGCACGTGAAAGCCGGGCGCATCGTGCCGTTGCCCGAGCCCTTGATCGAGATGCTGGTCATCGGCCCGGTCGCGGAGACGGCCCGGCGCTGGCTCGCCGGCGCGCCCGAGATCGACCTCGACGAGGCGGCGCGGGAGCTGCCCGAGCGCATCTGGCAAGCCCTGCGTCGCCCGCCCCGGCGCCGGCCGGCGGGCTTGCGGCAAAAGACCCGGCGCAAGCGCCCCTGA
- a CDS encoding SDR family NAD(P)-dependent oxidoreductase produces MKTVVVTGGNRGIGHAVARELALRGCRVVLHARDRERGERALDELRGAGPGEVSLVTGDLSTKRGIRATADAILAACPRIDVLIHNAGLWPSERILNEDGLEMAFVVNHLAPFMLNHLLEARLVEGRSRVVQVSAGLSVKGRPDLEKTPTGEDFHPLGTYPTTKLCNLLLVPRFAARWRERGPTILALHPGVIRTGLGDRKGMLGRLLRVVKRLWKSPEEGARPVVKLALDPAFEGVTGKYHHLDVETALHPVAQKEALAAGLWAQAQTLSGVGEAS; encoded by the coding sequence ATGAAGACCGTCGTCGTCACGGGGGGAAACCGGGGCATCGGGCACGCCGTGGCGCGGGAGCTTGCCCTGCGTGGGTGCCGCGTGGTGCTGCATGCGCGGGACCGGGAGCGCGGCGAGCGCGCACTCGACGAGCTGCGCGGCGCGGGGCCTGGGGAGGTCTCGCTCGTCACGGGGGACCTCTCCACGAAACGTGGCATTCGAGCGACGGCGGATGCGATCCTCGCGGCGTGTCCGCGCATCGACGTCCTGATCCACAACGCGGGACTCTGGCCGAGCGAGCGGATCCTGAACGAGGATGGCCTCGAGATGGCCTTCGTCGTGAATCACCTCGCGCCCTTCATGCTGAACCACCTGCTCGAAGCGCGGCTCGTCGAGGGCCGGAGCCGCGTCGTGCAGGTGAGCGCCGGCCTTTCCGTGAAGGGTCGCCCCGATCTCGAAAAGACACCCACCGGAGAAGACTTTCATCCGCTCGGGACCTATCCCACGACGAAGCTCTGCAACCTGCTCCTGGTCCCGCGGTTCGCCGCGCGGTGGAGAGAGCGCGGGCCGACGATCCTCGCGCTGCATCCCGGCGTCATTCGCACGGGGCTCGGCGATCGGAAGGGGATGCTCGGCCGATTGCTGCGCGTGGTGAAGCGGCTCTGGAAATCCCCCGAGGAGGGCGCGCGGCCCGTCGTGAAGCTCGCGCTCGATCCGGCGTTCGAAGGCGTGACGGGCAAATATCATCACCTCGATGTGGAGACGGCGCTCCACCCCGTCGCGCAGAAGGAAGCGCTCGCGGCGGGGCTCTGGGCGCAGGCGCAAACGCTCTCCGGGGTGGGCGAGGCGAGCTGA
- a CDS encoding selenium-binding family protein codes for MPFRPDPTFYPSPRMAMDAPRERFAYVAAPDANAVLGRPNPLRDGLATVDLDPRSPTYSQIIALAEVPNFGDELHHSGWNACSAALCPYAPHPHVERRYLMLPALRSSRIYIFDTKLDPRRPKLVRTIEADEIASRTGYSRPHTLHCGPDGIYVSALGNPAGEGPGGIFMLDCESFDVLGRWEIDRGPQYLHYDFWWHLGHDTLISSEWGTPKMIEDGVVPELLLGKKYGHRLHVWDLRRRKHVQALDIGDEHQMALELRPAHDPTKAWGFMGVVISVADLSASVWLWYREGERWAIKKVITIPAEPASADQLPPLLKGFGAVPPLVTDINLSLDDKYLYVSCWGTGELRQYDVSNPHEPKHVGSVHIGGIARRTPHPRSGGPLTGAPQMVEVSRDGKRIYFTSGLYTTWDEQFYPDGLKGWMVKVDVKEGGGIALDPDFYVDFGPRRAHQVRLEGGDASSDSFCYP; via the coding sequence ATGCCCTTCCGACCCGATCCTACGTTTTATCCGTCGCCGCGTATGGCCATGGACGCGCCGCGCGAGCGGTTCGCCTACGTCGCCGCCCCGGACGCGAACGCCGTGCTCGGACGCCCGAACCCGCTCCGCGACGGCCTCGCCACGGTCGACCTCGATCCGCGGTCGCCCACCTACAGCCAGATCATCGCGCTCGCCGAGGTGCCGAACTTCGGCGACGAGCTGCACCACTCCGGCTGGAACGCGTGCAGCGCCGCGCTTTGCCCTTACGCGCCGCACCCCCACGTCGAGCGCCGTTACCTGATGCTCCCGGCCCTGCGTTCGTCGCGCATCTACATCTTCGACACGAAGCTCGATCCGCGCAGGCCCAAGCTCGTCCGCACGATCGAGGCCGACGAGATCGCCTCGCGCACCGGCTACTCGCGCCCGCACACGCTGCACTGCGGGCCGGACGGCATCTACGTCTCGGCGCTCGGCAATCCCGCGGGCGAGGGCCCTGGCGGCATCTTCATGCTCGACTGCGAGAGCTTCGACGTGCTCGGCCGCTGGGAGATCGACCGCGGCCCGCAGTACCTGCACTACGATTTCTGGTGGCACCTCGGCCACGACACCCTGATTTCGAGCGAGTGGGGCACGCCGAAGATGATCGAGGACGGCGTCGTCCCCGAACTGCTCCTCGGCAAGAAGTACGGCCACCGGCTGCACGTGTGGGATCTGCGCCGCCGCAAGCACGTCCAGGCGCTCGATATCGGCGACGAGCACCAGATGGCCCTCGAGCTGCGCCCCGCGCACGATCCCACGAAGGCCTGGGGCTTCATGGGCGTGGTCATCAGCGTCGCGGACCTCTCGGCCTCGGTCTGGCTCTGGTACCGCGAAGGCGAGCGCTGGGCGATCAAGAAGGTGATCACGATCCCGGCCGAGCCTGCGTCCGCGGACCAGTTGCCGCCGCTGCTCAAGGGCTTTGGCGCGGTGCCGCCGCTCGTGACGGACATCAACCTCTCGCTCGACGACAAGTACCTCTACGTCTCCTGCTGGGGCACGGGCGAGCTGCGCCAGTACGACGTGTCGAACCCGCACGAGCCGAAGCACGTGGGCTCGGTGCACATCGGCGGCATCGCGCGGCGCACGCCGCACCCGCGCTCGGGCGGGCCGCTCACGGGCGCGCCGCAGATGGTCGAGGTGAGCCGCGACGGCAAGCGCATCTATTTCACGAGCGGGCTCTACACGACCTGGGACGAGCAGTTCTATCCGGACGGGCTCAAGGGCTGGATGGTCAAGGTCGACGTGAAGGAAGGCGGCGGGATCGCGCTGGATCCTGACTTCTACGTGGACTTCGGGCCGCGCCGGGCCCACCAGGTCCGGCTCGAAGGCGGCGACGCTTCCTCGGATTCGTTCTGCTACCCGTGA
- a CDS encoding sigma 54-interacting transcriptional regulator — protein MGRRDRDARLVHARYAAGEPLGRGAQGIVLRVVDREDPARALTAKVFRPGAFEPSALLGEFALLSRLRLPGVVRAHDLGHDERTGAPFLVEDFVPGLDAATWVRGAPNDADRNARLADLCAGVAASLAALHDAGFLHGDLKPAHVRMRPEARGVRPVLLDLGAAVFFRARAPGAPVAASPGYAAPEVLAGAAPTIRSDLYGLGALAWAAATGAPPPPGNTKKRLFSLCPWLRPALAEIVEALVEAHPLDRPEDARRVLSFLGASAMRAGGRLGAPPSPIGREEEIAALSAPSAAPVRYVVGPSGAGKSHLARELLTRTLCAGRTARLVVLPAEAGSILPRLIGFFRGMAPTPPLAAAAEGGAALLLLDGLEAGPPELAAALDVYRCRGARAPGLDVVVTARAAPPGADVLRIEPLVGEAFVALCHSLGLSDPAAIERAQTASQGLPGWLLASLGRVPLERDTALGRASGLSAGARGVLAAIALSAGGMPEGVCHAITRRLGGEGASLLAELLSASLVGRRASGDVRYVLASPELGPDLAAALATPELVDLTAEVWLGEPGADPAALLSVAKAPSAAALPARREALLARAAQAARETGLLSLEIDALLLLLQTPARRTPALLCRLERLVRDAGLPGAHPEVLRWLDEAALQDTSLRSLSLRRRAEQKARAGEAPEARALAEEALVAARHTNDRQAEAFAHGTLGLVALFSAHSADAAEHLARAQEILDERGSDDPEELARIHHNAGVVALYRNRADLAIVTFSRALGEKRRLGDRAGMRSCLMNLGMALGRAGRHIEAEAALTEATLLARSLGQEAGLGWCLFARAELEVRRGQFAAAAPFVAEAWALGASVPAVVRADLSILRARIRARAGDGAGALVALGELSAEARARDALVDVRACLAEVEARLATLPAEPRRAARIAIGALRRARAARLVEGESEAREALFRALAARRPVRYAPRMVADEAGEDDALWDFLAGAARASEGELGLDLARRIVARAGAERAFVALVDAAARIGAVHGADLDGLALAEAGQRLDVVLVREALGSAEPLYQRDIPTAGGRGARLVVVGPEGPLGSAIVVVEHRFRPGAFDHVTAAEARRWGILAALVFRLSIAAEPDEETQALRPAARKDPGLAGTPSADPPGATTLIPISGPRRSIRGIVGDSPALARALGRLEAALPGDLPVLVVGETGVGKELFARALHDLGPRARGPFVAMNCGGIPDTLFEAELFGHARGAFTGADRARTGLLVQANGGTLLLDEIGELSLLRQASLLRALEARRFRPIGSDDERAFDVRIVAATNRDLEKAVAEGTFRQDLFYRLNAITIRVPPLRERAEDVPLLCRAFLPGATFADDALAALSAHSWPGNVRELRNVMERLGVLGASRIERAHLPRGIRGRSAQVPEVDERAPIRRALAETGGNISQAAAVLGLSRQGLKKRMVRLGMRESAPARKKIG, from the coding sequence ATGGGACGCCGCGACCGAGATGCGCGGTTGGTGCATGCCCGTTATGCGGCGGGCGAGCCGCTCGGGCGCGGCGCGCAAGGGATCGTGCTGCGCGTGGTCGATCGGGAGGACCCGGCCCGCGCGCTCACGGCGAAGGTGTTTCGGCCCGGCGCGTTCGAGCCGTCGGCCTTGCTGGGCGAGTTCGCGTTGCTCTCGCGGCTCCGGCTGCCCGGCGTCGTGCGCGCGCACGACCTCGGCCACGACGAGCGGACGGGCGCACCCTTCCTCGTGGAGGACTTCGTCCCGGGGCTCGACGCGGCGACGTGGGTGCGAGGCGCGCCGAACGACGCGGATCGTAATGCGCGGCTCGCGGACCTCTGCGCGGGCGTCGCGGCCTCGCTCGCGGCGCTGCACGACGCGGGGTTTTTGCATGGGGATCTCAAGCCGGCGCACGTGCGCATGCGGCCCGAGGCGCGCGGGGTGCGGCCCGTCCTGCTCGATCTCGGCGCGGCGGTGTTTTTCCGGGCCCGCGCCCCGGGCGCGCCGGTGGCGGCCTCGCCCGGGTATGCGGCGCCGGAGGTGCTGGCGGGCGCGGCGCCGACGATTCGTTCGGATCTGTATGGCCTCGGCGCGCTCGCCTGGGCCGCGGCCACGGGGGCGCCTCCGCCGCCGGGAAACACGAAAAAGCGGCTTTTTTCCTTGTGCCCGTGGCTCCGCCCGGCGCTCGCCGAGATCGTCGAGGCGCTCGTGGAAGCGCACCCGCTCGATCGGCCCGAGGACGCGCGCCGGGTGTTGTCGTTCCTCGGAGCCTCGGCGATGCGGGCGGGCGGGCGGCTCGGGGCGCCCCCTTCGCCGATAGGGCGGGAGGAGGAGATCGCCGCGCTCTCCGCGCCGTCGGCCGCGCCCGTGCGGTACGTCGTGGGGCCGAGCGGGGCGGGGAAGAGCCACCTCGCGCGGGAGCTCTTGACGCGTACGCTTTGCGCCGGACGAACCGCGCGCCTCGTCGTGTTGCCCGCCGAGGCGGGCTCGATCCTGCCCCGCCTGATCGGGTTTTTCCGCGGAATGGCCCCCACACCGCCGCTCGCGGCCGCGGCGGAAGGCGGGGCGGCGCTTCTCTTGCTCGACGGGCTCGAAGCAGGGCCGCCCGAGCTCGCGGCGGCGCTCGACGTGTATCGTTGCCGCGGCGCCCGCGCGCCGGGGCTCGACGTGGTGGTGACGGCGCGTGCCGCGCCTCCGGGCGCGGACGTGCTGCGGATCGAGCCGCTCGTGGGGGAGGCGTTTGTCGCGTTATGCCATTCGCTGGGGTTGTCGGATCCGGCGGCGATCGAACGAGCGCAGACCGCCTCGCAGGGGTTGCCCGGCTGGCTCTTGGCGTCGCTCGGGCGCGTGCCGCTCGAACGGGACACGGCGCTCGGGCGGGCGTCGGGGTTGTCGGCCGGGGCGAGGGGCGTGCTCGCGGCGATCGCGCTCTCGGCGGGGGGCATGCCCGAGGGCGTTTGCCATGCAATCACGCGACGCCTCGGAGGCGAGGGTGCATCCCTCCTCGCAGAGCTTCTATCGGCGTCCTTGGTGGGACGGCGGGCGTCCGGGGACGTGCGGTACGTGCTCGCCTCGCCCGAGCTCGGGCCCGATCTCGCGGCGGCGCTCGCCACGCCGGAGCTCGTGGACCTCACGGCCGAGGTTTGGCTCGGCGAACCTGGCGCCGACCCCGCGGCCTTGCTCTCCGTGGCAAAGGCGCCGTCCGCGGCGGCCCTGCCGGCGCGGCGGGAGGCGCTCCTTGCGCGGGCGGCGCAGGCGGCGCGGGAGACCGGGCTCCTTTCGCTCGAAATCGACGCGCTCCTTTTGCTCCTGCAAACCCCGGCGCGGCGCACGCCGGCCTTGTTGTGCCGGCTGGAGCGGCTGGTCCGCGACGCGGGGTTGCCGGGGGCGCACCCCGAGGTGCTGCGCTGGCTCGACGAGGCGGCCTTGCAGGACACGAGCTTGCGCTCCCTCTCCTTGCGGCGGCGCGCCGAGCAAAAGGCCCGCGCCGGGGAGGCGCCGGAGGCACGCGCGCTCGCCGAGGAGGCGCTCGTGGCGGCGCGGCACACGAACGACAGGCAGGCCGAAGCGTTCGCCCACGGCACGCTCGGCCTTGTCGCCTTGTTCTCCGCCCATTCCGCGGACGCGGCCGAGCACCTCGCCCGCGCGCAGGAGATCCTCGACGAGCGGGGCTCGGACGATCCCGAGGAGCTCGCGCGGATCCACCACAATGCGGGCGTCGTCGCGCTGTATCGGAATCGAGCGGATCTGGCGATCGTCACGTTTTCGCGGGCGCTCGGGGAGAAGCGGCGCCTCGGCGATCGCGCGGGCATGCGCTCGTGCCTGATGAACCTCGGCATGGCGCTCGGGCGCGCAGGGAGGCACATCGAGGCGGAGGCGGCGCTCACCGAGGCGACGTTGCTTGCGCGATCCCTCGGGCAGGAGGCGGGGCTCGGCTGGTGCCTCTTCGCGCGGGCCGAGCTCGAGGTGCGTCGGGGCCAATTTGCTGCGGCGGCGCCGTTCGTCGCGGAGGCGTGGGCGCTCGGCGCATCGGTCCCCGCGGTGGTGCGGGCCGATCTCTCGATCCTGCGCGCGCGGATCCGGGCCCGCGCGGGCGACGGCGCGGGCGCGCTCGTGGCGCTCGGCGAGCTTTCGGCCGAGGCGCGGGCGCGCGACGCGCTTGTCGATGTGCGGGCGTGTCTCGCGGAGGTGGAGGCGCGGCTCGCGACGTTGCCGGCGGAGCCACGGCGCGCGGCGCGGATCGCGATCGGCGCGCTCCGGCGCGCGCGGGCGGCGCGGCTCGTGGAGGGCGAGTCCGAAGCGCGGGAGGCCCTTTTCCGCGCGCTCGCGGCGCGGCGGCCCGTTCGATATGCTCCGCGCATGGTGGCGGACGAGGCGGGGGAGGACGACGCGCTGTGGGATTTTCTGGCCGGCGCGGCGCGCGCGTCCGAAGGCGAGCTCGGCCTCGATCTCGCGCGGCGTATCGTGGCGCGCGCGGGCGCCGAGCGGGCGTTCGTGGCGCTCGTCGACGCGGCGGCGCGGATCGGCGCGGTTCATGGCGCGGATCTGGACGGTCTTGCCCTCGCGGAGGCCGGGCAGCGGCTCGACGTGGTCCTCGTGCGGGAGGCCCTCGGCAGCGCGGAGCCCTTGTATCAGCGCGACATCCCCACGGCGGGAGGCCGGGGCGCGCGGCTCGTCGTCGTGGGGCCCGAGGGGCCGCTGGGGAGCGCGATCGTCGTGGTTGAGCATCGTTTCCGCCCCGGCGCGTTCGACCACGTGACGGCTGCGGAGGCGCGTCGATGGGGCATTCTCGCGGCGCTCGTCTTCCGCCTCTCGATCGCCGCCGAGCCGGACGAGGAGACGCAGGCCCTGCGCCCGGCCGCGCGGAAGGATCCTGGTTTGGCCGGAACACCCTCGGCCGATCCCCCGGGCGCGACGACCCTGATCCCGATCTCCGGGCCACGCCGCAGCATTCGAGGGATCGTGGGGGATTCGCCGGCGCTCGCGCGCGCGCTCGGGCGGCTCGAAGCGGCATTGCCGGGGGATCTGCCGGTCCTCGTCGTCGGCGAGACCGGCGTGGGGAAGGAGCTGTTCGCGCGGGCGCTCCACGACCTCGGGCCGCGGGCGCGGGGACCGTTCGTCGCAATGAACTGCGGCGGAATCCCGGACACGCTCTTCGAGGCGGAGCTCTTCGGGCACGCGCGTGGCGCCTTCACGGGCGCGGACCGGGCGCGCACGGGACTCCTCGTGCAAGCGAACGGCGGCACTCTCTTGCTCGACGAGATCGGCGAACTCTCGCTCCTCCGGCAGGCCTCGCTCCTCCGGGCGCTCGAAGCGCGGCGGTTCCGGCCGATCGGCAGCGACGACGAGCGCGCGTTCGACGTGCGGATCGTGGCCGCGACGAACCGCGACCTCGAAAAGGCGGTCGCCGAAGGGACGTTCCGGCAGGACCTCTTTTATCGATTGAACGCAATCACGATCCGCGTCCCGCCTTTGCGTGAGCGCGCCGAGGACGTGCCGCTCCTTTGCCGTGCCTTCCTCCCGGGCGCGACGTTCGCCGACGACGCGCTCGCCGCGCTGTCGGCGCATTCATGGCCCGGCAACGTGCGCGAGCTGCGCAACGTGATGGAGCGGCTCGGCGTGCTCGGCGCGTCGCGGATCGAGCGGGCGCACCTGCCGCGGGGGATTCGCGGGCGGAGCGCGCAGGTCCCCGAGGTGGACGAGCGCGCGCCGATCCGGCGGGCCCTCGCGGAGACGGGAGGGAACATCAGCCAGGCGGCTGCGGTCTTGGGGTTGTCGAGGCAGGGGCTCAAGAAACGAATGGTGCGGCTCGGAATGCGCGAGTCGGCCCCTGCACGGAAAAAGATCGGGTAG